The Lutra lutra chromosome 15, mLutLut1.2, whole genome shotgun sequence genome includes a region encoding these proteins:
- the RNASEL gene encoding 2-5A-dependent ribonuclease isoform X3, which produces METKSPNSLQESPTPSGTERTLGDGIQLLKAVKEGNIELLQQLLEGGSEVNFQDEWGWSALHNAVQCCREDMVNLLLHYGADPCLKKKNEATPFIIAGIVGNVELLKLFLSKGADVNECDANGFTAFMEAAVHGEEEALKFLYENGAEVNLSRKTKENQKRLRKGGATALMDAAENGHTDILKILLDEMGADVKARDNMGRNALIYAFRNSDDRNLEDITRLLLYHGADVNVRGEKGKTPLILAVERRHSDVVQMLLEQEHIEIDDTDSEGKTALLLAVELKLKKIAQLLCTKGASTDCGDLVMIARRNYDAPLVKLLLSYGAREDSRPPVEDWKPQSSRWGEALEHLRRIYRPMIGNLKIFIDEEYKIADTSEGGIYLGFYEGQEVAVKRFSEGSTHGQQEVSCLQSSRANSDLVTFYGSENYKDCLYVCLALCEQTLEEHFATCRGEAVENEEDVFARNVLSSVFKAVENLHLLCGYTHQDLSPQNILIDSKNATCLADFDESVKWAGEPQEIKRDLQALGWLVLYVVRKGEFPFETLKTKSNEEVIRLSPDEETRDLIRCLFNAGDNVQGHLNCLLGHPFFWSWEKKWLIQYEG; this is translated from the exons ATGGAGACCAAGAGCCCTAACAGCCTTCAGGAGAGTCCCACACCCTCCGGCACTGAGAGGACATTAGGGGATGGCATTCAGTTACTCAAAGCTGTTAAAGAAGGAAACATCGAGCTGCTCCAGCAATTGCTGGAAGGAGGGTCTGAGGTGAACTTCCAGGATGAATGGGGCTGGTCAGCTTTGCATAACGCAGTACAATGTTGCCGGGAGGACATGGTGAATCTTCTGCTTCACTATGGTGCAGACCCTTGtctaaagaagaagaatgaggcCACTCCCTTCATCATTGCTGGGATTGTGGGAAATGTGGAGCTGCTCAAACTTTTCCTTTCTAAAGGAGCAGATGTCAATGAGTGTGATGCTAATGGCTTCACAGCTTTCATGGAAGCTGCTGTGCATGGTGAGGAGGAAGCCTTAAAATTCCTGTATGAGAATGGGGCAGAGGTGAATTTGAGTCGAAAGACAAAGGAGAATCAGAAGAGGCTTAGAAAAGGAGGGGCCACAGCTCTAATGGATGCTGCTGAAAATGGACACACAGACATCTTGAAGATCCTCCTTGATGAGATGGGGGCAGATGTCAAAGCCCGTGACAATATGGGCAGAAATGCTTTGATCTATGCATTTAGGAACTCTGATGATAGAAACTTGGAGGACATCACTCGCCTTCTGCTGTACCACGGAGCTGATGTCaatgtgaggggagagaaagggaagacacCCCTGATCCTGGCAGTGGAAAGGAGGCACTCGGATGTAGTGCAGATGCTTTTGGAACAAGAACATATAGAGATTGATGACACAGACAGTGAGGGCAAAACAGCACTTCTGTTGGCTGTCGAACTCAAACTGAAGAAAATTGCTCAACTCTTATGCACCAAAGGAGCCAGCACGGACTGTGGGGATCTTGTGATGATAGCGAGACGCAATTATGACGCTCCCCTTGTAAAGCTTCTTCTCTCTTATGGGGCCAGAGAAGATAGTCGCCCTCCTGTGGAAGACTGGAAGCCTCAGAGCTCACGCTGGGGGGAGGCCTTGGAACATCTCCGCAGAATATACCGCCCTATGATTGGCAATCTCAAGATCTTTATTGATGAAGAATATAAAATCGCTGACACTTCTGAAGGGGGCATCTACCTTGGGTTCTACGAAGGGCAGGAAGTAGCTGTGAAACGATTCTCTGAAGGCAGCACACATGGACAACAGGAAGTGTCCTGTCTGCAGAGCAGCCGAGCAAACAGTGACTTGGTGACATTTTATGGGAGTGAGAACTACAAAGACTGTCTGTATGTGTGTCTTGCCCTCTGTGAGCAGACCCTGGAGGAACACTTCGCTACATGCAGGGGGGAGGCTGTGGAAAATGAGGAAGACGTGTTTGCCCGAAACGTCCTCTCATCTGTATTTAAGGCTGTTGAGAATCTCCATCTGCTGTGTGGATACACACACCAGGATCTAAGCCCACAAAACATCTTAATAG ATTCCAAGAATGCTACTTGCCTGGCAGATTTCGATGAAAGTGTCAAGTGGGCTGGAGAGCCGCAGGAAATCAAGAGAGATCTACAG GCCCTTGGATGGCTGGTCCTGTATGTGGTAAGGAAGGGAGAATTCCCTTTTGAGACACTGAAGACTAAAAGTAATGAAGAGGTGATTCGACTttctccagatgaggaaactcggGATCTCATTCGTTGCCTGTTTAACGCAGGAGACAATGTGCAGGGGCACCTGAACTGCCTGCTGGGTCATCCCTTCTTTTGGAGTTGGGAGAA gaaatggCTCATACAGTATGAAGGCTGA
- the RGS16 gene encoding regulator of G-protein signaling 16 isoform X2, translating to MCRTLAAFPTTCLERAKEFKTRLGIFLHKSELGSDTGSVGKFEWSSKHSKEGNFSEDVLGWKESFDLLLSSKNGVAAFHAFLKTEFSEENLEFWLACEEFKKLRSATKLASRAHRIFEEFIRSEAPKEVNIDHETRELTRMNLQAATATCFDVAQGKTRTLMEKDSYPRFLKSPAYRDLVAQASATSASLASSSHAEPLHT from the exons ATGTGCCGGACCTTGGCCGCCTTCCCCACCACCTGCCTGGAGAG AGCCAAAGAGTTCAAGACACGGCTGGGGATCTTTCTTCACAAATCAGAGCTGGGCTCTGATACTGGGAGCGTTGGCAAGTTTGAGTGGAGCAGCAAACACAGCAAAGAGGG aaacttctCAGAAGATGTGCTGGGGTGGAAAGAGTCATTTGACTTGCTACTGAGCAGTAAAA ATGGAGTGGCCGCTTTCCACGCCTTCCTGAAGACGGAGTTCAGCGAGGAGAACCTGGAGTTCTGGCTGGCCTGCGAGGAGTTTAAGAAGCTCCGGTCGGCCACCAAGCTGGCCTCCCGGGCTCACAGGATCTTTGAGGAGTTCATCCGCAGCGAAGCTCCTAAGGAG GTGAACATAGACCACGAGACCAGGGAGCTGACCAGGATGAACCTGCAGGCTGCCACGGCCACGTGCTTTGACGTGGCTCAGGGGAAGACTCGCACCCTGATGGAGAAGGACTCCTATCCACGCTTCCTGAAGTCCCCTGCTTACCGGGACCTGGTGGCCCAAGCCTCGGccacctctgcctctctggcCAGCAGCAGCCACGCAGAGCCCCTGCACACCTGA
- the RGS16 gene encoding regulator of G-protein signaling 16 isoform X1, with protein MCRTLAAFPTTCLERAKEFKTRLGIFLHKSELGSDTGSVGKFEWSSKHSKEGRNFSEDVLGWKESFDLLLSSKNGVAAFHAFLKTEFSEENLEFWLACEEFKKLRSATKLASRAHRIFEEFIRSEAPKEVNIDHETRELTRMNLQAATATCFDVAQGKTRTLMEKDSYPRFLKSPAYRDLVAQASATSASLASSSHAEPLHT; from the exons ATGTGCCGGACCTTGGCCGCCTTCCCCACCACCTGCCTGGAGAG AGCCAAAGAGTTCAAGACACGGCTGGGGATCTTTCTTCACAAATCAGAGCTGGGCTCTGATACTGGGAGCGTTGGCAAGTTTGAGTGGAGCAGCAAACACAGCAAAGAGGG cagaaacttctCAGAAGATGTGCTGGGGTGGAAAGAGTCATTTGACTTGCTACTGAGCAGTAAAA ATGGAGTGGCCGCTTTCCACGCCTTCCTGAAGACGGAGTTCAGCGAGGAGAACCTGGAGTTCTGGCTGGCCTGCGAGGAGTTTAAGAAGCTCCGGTCGGCCACCAAGCTGGCCTCCCGGGCTCACAGGATCTTTGAGGAGTTCATCCGCAGCGAAGCTCCTAAGGAG GTGAACATAGACCACGAGACCAGGGAGCTGACCAGGATGAACCTGCAGGCTGCCACGGCCACGTGCTTTGACGTGGCTCAGGGGAAGACTCGCACCCTGATGGAGAAGGACTCCTATCCACGCTTCCTGAAGTCCCCTGCTTACCGGGACCTGGTGGCCCAAGCCTCGGccacctctgcctctctggcCAGCAGCAGCCACGCAGAGCCCCTGCACACCTGA